A genomic segment from Lagenorhynchus albirostris chromosome X, mLagAlb1.1, whole genome shotgun sequence encodes:
- the RLIM gene encoding E3 ubiquitin-protein ligase RLIM translates to MESSDSNDKGSGDQSAAQRRSQMDRLDREEAFYQFVNNLSEEDYRLMRDNNLLGTPGESTEEELLRRLQQIKEGPPPQNSDENRGGDSSDDVSNGDSIIDWLNSVRQTGNTTRSGQRGNQSWRAVSRTNPNSGDFRFSLEINVNRNNGSQNPENENELSARRSSGESMDNNSQRQVENPRSESTSARPPRSERNSTESLTGEAPPTRGQRRARSRSPDHRRTRARAERSRSPLHPMSEIPRRSHHSISSQTFEHPLVNETEGSSRTRHHVTLRQQISGPDLLSRGLFAASGTRNASQGAGSSDTTGNGESTGSGQRPPTIVLDLQVRRVRPGEYRQRDSIASRTRSRSQTPNNTVTYESERGGFRRTFSRSERAGVRTYVSTIRIPIRRILNTGLSETTSVAIQTMLRQIMTGFGELSYFMYSDSDSEPSGSVSSRNMERSESRNGRGGSGGSSSSGSSSSSSSSSSSSSSSSSSPSSSSSGESSETSSEVFEGSNEGSSSSGSSGARREGRHRAPVTFDESGSLPFLSLAQFFLLNEDDDDQPRGLTKEQIDNLAMRSFGENDALKTCSVCITEYTEGNKLRKLPCSHEYHVHCIDRWLSENSTCPICRRAVLASGNRESVV, encoded by the exons ATGGAAAGCTCAGATTCTAACGATAAAGGAAGCGGTGATCAGTCTGCAGCACAGCGCAGAAGTCAGATGGACCGATTGGATCGGGAAGAAGCTTTCTATCAATTTGTAAATAACCTCAGTGAAGAAGATTATAGGCTTATGAGGGATAACAATTTGCTAGGCACCCCAG gtGAAAGTACTGAGGAAGAGTTGCTGAGAAGACTACAACAAATTAAAGAGGGCCCACCACCACAAAACTCAGATGAAAATAGAG gtggAGACTCTTCAGATGATGTGTCTAATGGTGACTCTATAATAGACTGGCTTAACTCCGTCAGACAAACTGGAAATACGACAAGAAGTGGGCAAAGAGGAAACCAATCTTGGAGAGCAGTGAGCCGGACTAATCCAAACAGTGGTGATTTCAGATTCAGTTTAGAGATCAATGTTAACCGTAATAATGGGAGCCAAAATCCAGAGAATGAAAATGAGCTATCTGCAAGACGTTCTAGTGGAGAAAGTATGGACAACAACAGCCAAAGGCAAGTGGAAAATCCACGATCTGAATCAACATCTGCAAGGCCACCCAGATCAGAACGAAATTCAACTGAATCATTAACAGGAGAAGCCCCACCTACCAGAGGTCAGAGAAGGGCAAGAAGTAGGAGCCCAGACCATCGGAGGACCCGAGCAAGAGCTGAAAGAAGTAGATCACCTCTGCATCCAATGAGTGAAATTCCACGAAGATCTCATCATAGTATCTCATCTCAGACTTTTGAGCATCCTTTGGTAAATGAGACTGAGGGAAGTTCTAGAACCCGGCACCACGTGACATTGAGACAGCAAATAAGTGGACCTGACTTGCTAAGTAGAGGTCTCTTTGCAGCTTCTGGAACCAGAAATGCCTCACAAGGAGCAGGGTCTTCAGATACAACTGGCAATGGTGAATCTACAGGATCAGGCCAGAGACCTCCAACCATAGTTCTTGATCTTCAAGTAAGAAGAGTTCGTCCTGGAGAATATCGGCAGAGAGATAGCATAGCTAGCAGAACTCGGTCAAGGTCTCAGACGCCAAACAACACTGTCACTTATGAAAGTGAACGAGGAGGTTTTAGGCGTACGTTTTCACGTTCTGAGCGAGCAGGTGTGAGAACCTATGTCAGTACCATCAGAATTCCGATTCGTAGAATCTTAAATACTGGTTTAAGTGAGACTACATCTGTTGCAATTCAGACCATGTTAAGGCAGATAATGACAGGTTTTGGTGAGTTAAGCTACTTTATGTACAGTGATAGTGATTCAGAGCCTAGTGGCTCAGTCTCAAGTCGAAATATGGAAAGGTCAGAGTCACGGAATGGAAGAGGGGGTTCTGGTGGTAGTAGCAGTTCTGGTTCGAGTTCCAGTTCAAGTTCCAGTTCTAGTTCCAGTTCTAGTTCCAGTTCCAGTCCTAGTTCCAGTTCCAGTGGTGAAAGTTCAGAGACTAGCTCAGAGGTATTTGAAGGCAGTAATGAAGGAAGCTCATCATCAGGCTCATCAGGTGCCAGGCGAGAGGGTCGACACAGGGCCCCAGTAACATTTGATGAAAGTGGTTCTTTGCCCTTCCTTAGTCTGGCTCAGTTTTTCCTCTtaaatgaggatgatgatgacCAACCTAGAGGACTCACCAAAGAACAGATTGACAACTTGGCAATGAGAAGTTTTGGTGAAAACGATGCATTAAAAACCTGTAGTGTTTGCATTACAGAATACACAGAAGGCAACAAACTTCGTAAACTACCTTGTTCCCATGAGTACCATGTCCACTGCATCGATCGCTGGTTATCTGAGAATTCTACTTGTCCTATATGTCGCAGAGCAGTCTTAGCTTCTGGTAACAGAGAAAGCGTTGTGTGA